In the uncultured Methanobacterium sp. genome, one interval contains:
- a CDS encoding transposase, translating into MISEIYYSPVYSGVSKQLNLLDFNFKNSKIQCLKSVLNKNSELKENKLVKFIERTYYYVKIAINKYSNDFSNHLYSQHALFTILAMKIYTKSTYREIIDFIDVSDIIKKYLRIKKVPHFTTIQKFFKRLPSKQIREINHLILSLNDIKADIIALDGSGFTNDYADKYYAKIRQKERKSYIKNHLTIDVKTRLILYYQTSRGPKYDTQFAKPALRQIKKYKPDYIVADKAYDTEPIRKCINEELKAFDQIPLKNRAKKGQYRLKSSTIFRNKIYAKRNNIESIFSTIKRKFNGTNHSRSTKLSNKETKLKNTIYNIYRTTQIN; encoded by the coding sequence ATGATTAGCGAAATCTATTATTCCCCTGTTTATAGTGGAGTTTCAAAGCAATTAAATCTTTTGGATTTTAATTTTAAAAATTCTAAAATTCAATGTTTAAAAAGTGTTTTAAACAAGAATAGTGAATTAAAAGAAAATAAACTGGTGAAATTCATCGAAAGAACGTATTATTATGTTAAAATAGCGATAAATAAGTATTCTAATGATTTTTCAAATCATTTATATTCACAACATGCTTTATTCACGATATTGGCAATGAAAATTTACACAAAATCAACATATCGTGAAATAATTGATTTTATTGATGTTTCAGACATAATTAAGAAATATTTGAGAATAAAAAAGGTTCCACACTTTACAACGATCCAAAAATTTTTTAAAAGACTACCTTCAAAACAAATTAGAGAAATTAACCATTTAATATTATCATTAAACGATATTAAAGCAGATATAATAGCATTAGACGGCTCTGGTTTTACGAATGATTATGCAGACAAGTATTATGCAAAAATACGGCAAAAAGAAAGAAAAAGCTACATAAAAAACCATTTAACAATAGACGTAAAAACACGCCTTATTTTATATTATCAAACATCACGTGGACCAAAATACGACACACAATTTGCAAAACCCGCATTAAGACAAATCAAAAAGTATAAACCAGATTACATAGTAGCAGACAAAGCATATGACACAGAACCAATAAGAAAATGCATAAATGAAGAACTCAAAGCATTTGACCAAATACCACTCAAAAACAGAGCAAAAAAAGGACAATACAGACTAAAAAGCTCAACAATATTCCGAAACAAAATATACGCAAAAAGAAACAATATAGAAAGCATATTTTCAACAATAAAAAGAAAATTCAACGGCACAAACCATAGCAGAAGCACAAAACTATCAAACAAAGAAACCAAACTCAAAAACACAATATACAACATCTACAGAACAACACAAATCAACTAA
- a CDS encoding DUF354 domain-containing protein: MKIWIDIVNSPHVRFFHSIIRYLEEQGEEVFITARRFGDVHRLLDLFEIDYHLVGWHGVSLEEKLIRSTQRAYELSQIISREKPDVAVSKHSIELPRVSYGLKIPSVYVLDNEHAIAANKLTLPLCDTIVLPEVIEKEAVIRCGADPDHLLPYNGTSEITHLVDFQYNPHIFEDLKLDIEKEKTILMRPEPALASYLDADCKKTVLSPIVEALEDQANILVIPRFREQQQIFENDDQITLIKPPVDTFSLMKACDLVIGAGGTMNREAALLGTPVISCYPGKLLSVDSYYIKKGLMKRSTRPEEIVGMAKELLKDDHSSFKLSTDNLFEIMIDSIYRAANGENK; this comes from the coding sequence TTGAAGATATGGATCGACATAGTTAACTCTCCTCATGTAAGGTTTTTTCACAGTATAATCCGCTACCTGGAGGAACAGGGTGAAGAAGTTTTTATAACTGCCCGCCGTTTTGGTGATGTGCACAGACTTCTGGACCTATTTGAAATAGACTACCACCTGGTGGGATGGCACGGAGTGAGTCTGGAAGAAAAGCTCATTCGCAGTACACAGAGGGCTTATGAACTTTCTCAGATTATAAGCAGAGAAAAACCAGACGTGGCTGTTTCCAAACACTCTATTGAACTTCCCCGAGTTTCTTATGGTCTTAAGATTCCCAGTGTTTATGTTTTAGATAATGAACATGCCATAGCTGCTAACAAATTAACCTTACCTCTTTGTGATACAATTGTACTCCCAGAAGTGATTGAAAAAGAAGCGGTAATTCGTTGTGGTGCAGATCCCGACCACTTGCTCCCTTATAATGGCACATCAGAGATCACTCATCTGGTGGACTTCCAGTATAATCCCCATATATTTGAGGACCTTAAATTAGATATTGAAAAGGAAAAAACAATATTAATGAGGCCAGAACCTGCATTAGCTTCTTATTTAGATGCTGATTGTAAAAAAACTGTTTTATCTCCTATTGTTGAAGCTCTGGAGGATCAGGCTAATATTCTGGTGATACCTCGCTTCCGGGAACAGCAGCAGATATTTGAAAATGATGACCAGATCACCCTTATAAAACCCCCTGTAGATACTTTCAGTCTTATGAAAGCATGTGACCTGGTGATAGGGGCTGGTGGAACTATGAACCGTGAAGCTGCTCTTCTGGGAACTCCAGTGATATCCTGTTATCCTGGTAAACTACTTTCCGTGGATTCTTACTACATCAAAAAAGGGCTTATGAAACGGTCTACACGTCCTGAAGAAATAGTGGGAATGGCAAAAGAGCTTCTTAAAGATGATCACTCCTCATTTAAACTTTCAACTGATAATCTGTTTGAGATCATGATTGACAGTATTTATCGGGCTGCAAATGGTGAAAACAAATAA
- the hypB gene encoding hydrogenase nickel incorporation protein HypB: MHKVAEVEVQHDIMVANRKLARKNQRILDKDRVFSVDVVGAIGSGKTSLIEAIIDAVDYKIGVIAGDVISKYDAGRFEKHDVPVVGLNTGKECHLDAHLVEHALHDMPLEDIDVLFIENVGNLICPVDFDLGSHMRMVVISVTEGDDTVEKHPLIFQDADLVVINKVDLAEAVGADDDKMVADVAELNPEVQVIKTSLKTGTGFEDVIGAINSFINDN, encoded by the coding sequence ATGCATAAAGTTGCAGAAGTGGAAGTTCAACACGATATAATGGTGGCCAACCGTAAACTGGCCCGTAAAAATCAGAGAATACTGGATAAAGACCGAGTTTTTTCAGTGGATGTGGTGGGAGCCATAGGATCCGGGAAAACATCCCTTATTGAAGCCATAATTGATGCAGTTGATTACAAGATCGGTGTCATTGCAGGGGATGTTATCAGTAAATACGATGCAGGTCGTTTTGAAAAACATGACGTGCCTGTGGTAGGACTGAACACTGGTAAAGAATGCCATTTAGATGCGCATCTGGTAGAACATGCCCTTCATGACATGCCCCTAGAAGACATCGATGTGCTGTTCATTGAGAATGTTGGTAACCTTATCTGTCCAGTGGACTTTGACCTGGGCAGTCACATGAGAATGGTAGTTATCAGTGTCACTGAAGGAGACGATACCGTGGAGAAACATCCGCTGATCTTCCAGGATGCAGACCTGGTGGTCATCAACAAGGTGGACCTGGCTGAAGCAGTGGGTGCAGATGATGATAAAATGGTCGCTGATGTTGCGGAGCTAAATCCCGAAGTACAGGTTATCAAAACCAGTCTTAAAACCGGAACCGGGTTTGAGGATGTTATTGGGGCTATTAATAGTTTCATTAATGACAACTGA
- the hypA gene encoding hydrogenase maturation nickel metallochaperone HypA — MHELSMAQAIVDTVIDAAEKNNATEVVEVTIEVGMLTMLNPEQLKFLLDVIVEDTLLENAEIIIEDIPVEIKCRGCEFTGLANTDGSDHYLTIVLCPECGERNVEILTGKECNVKTIKIEKSDEDA; from the coding sequence ATGCATGAGTTATCCATGGCCCAGGCCATAGTGGACACAGTAATAGATGCTGCAGAGAAAAATAATGCCACAGAGGTAGTTGAAGTCACTATTGAAGTGGGAATGCTTACCATGTTAAATCCTGAGCAGTTAAAATTCTTATTAGATGTCATAGTTGAGGACACACTCCTTGAAAACGCAGAAATCATTATCGAAGATATTCCAGTGGAAATTAAATGCCGCGGCTGTGAGTTCACGGGATTGGCAAATACTGACGGTTCAGACCATTATCTGACCATAGTCTTATGTCCTGAGTGTGGGGAAAGGAATGTGGAAATTTTAACTGGAAAGGAATGTAATGTTAAAACTATTAAAATAGAAAAGAGTGATGAGGATGCATAA
- a CDS encoding ribose-phosphate diphosphokinase, with product MIIGGSSSQKLAANIAREMDDILCPLETRKFPDGERYLRIKGDVEDGVVVVQSTGYPQDENLMELFLILKTIRNMGITDIRTVIPYFGYGRQEKSFNYGEAVSADVVCQLIEFAGASSVYSVNLHEQSICDLFNIPAYNLSAMPAIANYVENNVEDPVIVAPDKGALGFAQEVASILNCESDYLEKVRLSPEKVETKPKNLDVEGRDAVIIDDIISTGGTIVNACGILKEHQARRIVVSCVHPVLVGDALLKIFAAGADDVVGSDTLKSEVSNVSVASLVADALNDNTH from the coding sequence ATGATAATCGGAGGATCTTCTTCCCAGAAACTAGCCGCAAACATTGCACGTGAGATGGATGATATACTTTGTCCCCTTGAAACTCGAAAATTCCCTGATGGAGAACGCTACTTAAGAATTAAAGGAGATGTGGAAGATGGGGTGGTGGTGGTGCAGTCCACTGGCTACCCTCAGGATGAAAACCTCATGGAACTCTTCCTGATATTAAAAACCATTCGTAACATGGGCATCACTGACATCCGCACAGTCATCCCCTATTTTGGTTATGGTAGGCAGGAAAAAAGTTTTAATTATGGGGAAGCTGTCTCTGCAGATGTGGTTTGTCAGTTAATAGAGTTTGCAGGTGCAAGTTCTGTTTACAGTGTAAATCTCCACGAGCAGAGCATCTGTGATCTGTTTAACATCCCGGCCTATAATCTTTCAGCCATGCCTGCAATTGCTAATTATGTGGAAAATAATGTGGAAGATCCGGTAATTGTGGCCCCAGATAAGGGTGCTCTGGGCTTTGCCCAAGAAGTTGCAAGTATACTTAACTGTGAATCAGACTATCTGGAGAAAGTACGCCTATCCCCTGAAAAAGTGGAGACCAAACCCAAAAACCTGGATGTTGAGGGTAGGGATGCAGTTATAATTGATGACATTATCAGCACCGGTGGGACCATTGTCAATGCCTGCGGTATCCTGAAAGAACACCAGGCCCGTAGAATTGTGGTGAGCTGTGTGCACCCGGTACTGGTGGGTGATGCCCTGCTTAAAATATTCGCTGCCGGAGCAGATGATGTGGTTGGAAGCGACACCCTCAAGTCTGAAGTGAGCAATGTTTCCGTAGCGAGTTTAGTGGCTGATGCATTGAATGATAATACACATTGA
- a CDS encoding DUF5518 domain-containing protein has translation MTNWTPVLIGIVVTVIIGLIGIFIPFLAILAPIIGGFVAAYIVGGDYKDGAVSGGIAGAGGGAVLGFVLLGAFTAIIGGLALGFIFGLIMGIIGGVIGIVVKGRFD, from the coding sequence ATGACAAACTGGACCCCTGTACTCATAGGAATTGTTGTAACTGTGATTATTGGACTTATTGGAATATTCATACCCTTTTTAGCCATTTTAGCCCCTATAATTGGTGGTTTTGTTGCGGCATATATTGTAGGAGGGGATTACAAGGATGGTGCAGTTAGCGGCGGTATCGCCGGTGCTGGTGGAGGAGCCGTCCTGGGATTCGTGTTACTAGGTGCTTTCACCGCAATAATCGGTGGTTTGGCCCTTGGATTTATTTTTGGCCTCATAATGGGAATTATCGGAGGAGTAATTGGGATAGTAGTTAAAGGCAGGTTTGACTAG
- a CDS encoding DUF5518 domain-containing protein: MVNWTAVAIGFAVTVILETIGIIFLSLDSAVSIFVSIFAPIIGGLIAAYWGTATYKEGVINGGLAGGMGSLIAAIIFIPGTLIFIAENAAISFITSAILGIIGGLVGILAKGKPKEKEELSPEKPDT, from the coding sequence ATGGTGAATTGGACAGCAGTGGCTATTGGTTTCGCAGTAACAGTTATACTGGAAACAATTGGAATTATTTTCCTTTCCTTAGATTCAGCAGTTTCCATATTTGTAAGTATCTTTGCACCAATAATAGGAGGTCTTATAGCAGCTTATTGGGGCACTGCAACCTATAAAGAAGGGGTTATAAATGGAGGTCTTGCAGGAGGAATGGGTTCTTTAATAGCGGCTATTATTTTTATCCCTGGAACTCTAATATTTATTGCAGAAAACGCAGCAATTAGCTTTATTACCAGTGCAATACTGGGCATTATAGGTGGTTTGGTAGGGATATTAGCCAAAGGGAAACCAAAAGAAAAAGAGGAACTTTCCCCTGAAAAACCCGATACATGA
- a CDS encoding GNAT family N-acetyltransferase translates to MAQDTVDKEKVNKEILASLKFKAELKLLPIVLRAVRDVACRYGMDEVSIRDLELATEEACHNVIEHAYEPGEEGYYKVKIHREPTCFRITVRDEGIPFNLQRLNEDEPSDIGVKLMRACTDEIRSKYLGKKGKVVELVKNFPFEPVAEVETTTMSMSSEPDLAPPSEKVILRLMRSDETVSLARLIYRVYGYTYPHEDIYYPEKFASLIESGLVTSCVAVNEKDEIVGHLGVFLETPEDHVGESALAAVDPRYRGRGLFPRMKKMMMDEVASKGILGLYSRAVTVHVASQKSNVKMGAKETGFVLAHSPPTAIFKKMKTEIANIRRTVALFYVPVVPDREQTVFLPYNHQKIISEIYKHSELPRFFKKADPDNVDLAPHSHIHSHILPEMASAFLRVKEFGVDFIDELKLQVRDLKERKTELIVLDLPLKDPGTARLCPEIEKMGFFFCGIMPEYLEGDSIRLQYLNNVTFDPESVDVYSEFAQEIFHYVVGEWEKHYSTGEL, encoded by the coding sequence ATGGCCCAGGATACAGTTGATAAAGAGAAGGTTAATAAAGAGATTCTGGCTTCATTGAAGTTCAAAGCTGAGCTGAAATTACTCCCCATAGTTTTACGTGCTGTGCGGGATGTTGCCTGTAGATATGGTATGGATGAAGTTTCAATAAGAGATTTAGAGCTGGCAACAGAAGAAGCATGCCACAACGTTATAGAACACGCCTACGAACCAGGTGAAGAAGGATACTATAAGGTTAAAATTCACCGAGAACCCACATGTTTCCGGATTACAGTGCGAGATGAGGGAATACCTTTCAATCTTCAGCGTTTAAATGAAGATGAACCCTCAGACATCGGTGTCAAGCTAATGCGCGCATGTACTGATGAAATTAGAAGTAAATATCTGGGAAAAAAGGGAAAAGTGGTGGAACTGGTTAAAAATTTCCCTTTTGAACCGGTGGCTGAAGTAGAAACAACAACCATGAGCATGTCCAGTGAACCTGATTTAGCACCTCCCTCTGAAAAAGTAATTCTGCGCCTGATGCGTTCTGATGAAACCGTATCCCTGGCCAGATTAATATATCGGGTTTATGGCTACACTTATCCCCATGAAGATATTTACTATCCTGAAAAATTCGCCTCCCTCATAGAATCAGGACTGGTGACCTCCTGTGTGGCGGTAAATGAGAAGGATGAAATTGTGGGGCATCTGGGAGTTTTCCTGGAAACCCCTGAAGATCATGTGGGTGAATCTGCTCTGGCTGCAGTAGACCCTCGATACAGGGGAAGAGGACTGTTTCCCCGGATGAAAAAGATGATGATGGATGAAGTTGCGTCAAAAGGCATTCTCGGCCTTTATAGCCGGGCAGTGACCGTTCACGTGGCATCACAAAAATCAAACGTTAAAATGGGTGCCAAAGAAACTGGTTTTGTACTGGCACACTCCCCACCTACCGCCATTTTCAAAAAAATGAAAACTGAAATAGCAAATATCCGGCGAACTGTAGCCCTATTCTATGTACCAGTTGTTCCTGATAGGGAGCAAACTGTCTTTTTACCCTATAATCACCAGAAAATTATCAGTGAAATTTATAAGCACTCAGAATTACCACGATTTTTCAAAAAAGCAGATCCAGATAATGTGGATCTGGCCCCCCATTCCCATATTCATTCCCATATTTTACCAGAAATGGCCAGTGCATTTTTAAGGGTTAAAGAGTTTGGAGTGGACTTTATAGATGAGCTGAAGCTTCAGGTCCGGGATTTAAAAGAGCGGAAAACTGAACTTATAGTGCTGGATCTGCCTTTAAAGGATCCCGGCACTGCTAGGTTGTGCCCTGAAATCGAGAAAATGGGATTTTTCTTCTGCGGTATCATGCCCGAATACTTGGAAGGGGATTCCATCCGCCTGCAGTACCTTAACAATGTGACCTTTGATCCCGAAAGCGTGGATGTTTATTCAGAATTTGCCCAGGAAATATTCCATTACGTGGTGGGTGAATGGGAGAAACATTATTCTACAGGAGAATTATAA
- a CDS encoding STAS domain-containing protein: MEFTEKTMNDVEIIFLNGRLDAYNSNLVENKLDELIDSGKIKMVADLSGVEYISSSGLRVMLSSLKKLNKLGGVLKLSSLQPYVKEVFEIAGFTQLFQIYDSEDEAVNSF, from the coding sequence ATGGAATTCACAGAAAAAACAATGAATGATGTAGAAATAATTTTTTTAAATGGTCGACTGGATGCATATAATTCTAATCTGGTTGAAAACAAGCTAGATGAACTTATTGATTCCGGTAAGATAAAAATGGTCGCTGATCTTTCGGGAGTGGAATACATAAGCAGTTCAGGTTTAAGGGTAATGCTTTCATCCCTTAAAAAACTGAATAAACTGGGAGGGGTTCTAAAACTGTCATCTTTACAACCCTATGTTAAGGAAGTCTTTGAAATTGCAGGTTTTACACAGCTCTTTCAGATTTATGATTCAGAAGATGAAGCAGTTAATAGCTTCTAA
- a CDS encoding SpoIIE family protein phosphatase, producing MDTLSITLFTDLIEKVCVIFVMAYLLTRLKYFTEVLDGKLTIKNQLILILIFGGISIYGSYSGVDLFGAIANVRDLGPMVAGLVGGPIVGLGAGLIGGLHRLTMGGFTCLPCSLSTILAGLFAGIIYLANRKRFIGIWGAVLFSILFETFHMILALILASPFSQALQVVENLYIPMILANAVGMFIFAFMITNLIKERKTKRERDKLSAQLERRKKELEIAHQIQESFLPHTIPFIENYDLAASSIPAQEVGGDFYDFIPISKEQTGLTIGDVSGKGIPAALFMAFSRTLLRAKACRNPGVGRMIESVNNFINEEPHSNMFVTLFYSILDNSRNKLTFVNAGHNPPLLLRNENEEIIRLSTGGVVLGAMKGLKMAEKTIDLCPGDLLVLYTDGVTEAINRQEDQFGEERLIKLIIDNQDLSSDELKNLIIDQVYDFASGTPQADDITLMVLRRRL from the coding sequence ATGGACACCTTGAGCATAACCCTTTTTACCGACCTGATAGAGAAAGTTTGTGTTATCTTTGTCATGGCTTACCTCCTGACCCGTCTGAAATACTTCACCGAAGTCCTTGATGGTAAATTAACCATTAAAAATCAGTTAATACTCATTTTAATATTTGGTGGCATATCCATCTACGGATCATATTCAGGGGTGGATCTATTTGGAGCAATTGCCAATGTACGTGATCTGGGCCCCATGGTAGCAGGACTGGTTGGAGGACCAATTGTCGGTCTGGGAGCTGGGTTGATAGGTGGTTTGCATCGTTTAACAATGGGAGGGTTCACCTGCCTTCCCTGTTCATTATCCACCATTCTGGCAGGATTATTTGCAGGTATCATTTATCTAGCCAACCGAAAACGCTTCATTGGCATCTGGGGGGCAGTTTTATTCTCCATTTTATTTGAAACCTTCCACATGATCCTGGCACTCATACTGGCATCCCCCTTCTCCCAGGCCCTGCAAGTGGTTGAAAATCTTTACATCCCCATGATACTGGCCAATGCGGTGGGAATGTTCATTTTCGCATTTATGATTACCAATCTCATAAAAGAGCGGAAAACAAAAAGGGAAAGGGACAAACTCTCAGCTCAACTTGAAAGAAGGAAAAAGGAACTGGAAATAGCTCATCAAATTCAGGAAAGTTTCCTACCTCACACCATACCATTTATTGAGAATTATGACTTGGCAGCCAGCAGCATACCAGCCCAGGAAGTGGGCGGTGACTTTTATGATTTCATACCCATTTCCAAGGAACAAACCGGTCTTACCATTGGGGATGTTTCAGGTAAAGGGATACCCGCAGCCCTTTTCATGGCATTTTCACGTACACTCCTCCGGGCCAAAGCCTGCCGCAACCCAGGGGTTGGTAGAATGATAGAAAGCGTTAATAACTTCATTAACGAAGAACCCCATTCCAACATGTTTGTAACCCTGTTTTACAGTATTCTGGATAACTCCAGAAACAAACTCACCTTTGTAAATGCAGGTCATAACCCCCCACTACTTTTAAGAAATGAAAATGAAGAAATCATCCGATTAAGTACTGGGGGTGTGGTTTTAGGGGCTATGAAAGGCCTTAAAATGGCTGAAAAAACTATAGATCTCTGTCCGGGGGATCTTCTGGTTTTATACACCGATGGGGTTACTGAGGCCATTAACCGGCAAGAAGACCAGTTCGGTGAGGAACGGTTGATTAAACTTATAATAGACAATCAGGATCTGTCTTCTGATGAATTGAAGAACCTTATTATTGATCAGGTTTATGATTTTGCTTCTGGCACACCCCAGGCCGATGACATCACCCTTATGGTGCTGAGGAGGAGGTTATGA
- a CDS encoding ATP-binding protein has product MDDKFKLQVKADLANLSIIADFTTRSTRELGLNEKGIFQIQLAVDEVASNIILHGYTHQTGPIHITIWKEKENDTIIIRIQDKGEPFNPLEADKPDLGAPLEERSPGGLGIHFLKTVTDSVHYQFKDGKNILTLIKNRNATKRL; this is encoded by the coding sequence ATGGATGATAAATTCAAACTCCAGGTGAAAGCAGATCTAGCGAACCTGTCCATTATAGCTGATTTTACCACTAGAAGTACCCGTGAACTGGGTTTGAATGAAAAAGGTATCTTTCAGATTCAACTGGCAGTTGATGAAGTTGCATCCAACATCATCCTGCATGGTTACACCCACCAAACTGGCCCCATTCACATCACCATCTGGAAAGAGAAAGAAAATGATACCATCATAATTAGGATACAGGATAAAGGAGAACCTTTTAATCCTCTTGAGGCAGATAAACCTGATTTAGGAGCACCATTGGAAGAGAGATCTCCAGGTGGTTTGGGTATTCATTTCCTGAAAACCGTAACTGACAGTGTCCATTACCAGTTTAAAGATGGGAAAAATATTCTTACCCTGATTAAAAACAGGAATGCAACAAAGAGATTATAA
- a CDS encoding DEAD/DEAH box helicase, which produces MESLLFEDLKLSPEMKRAIADMGFEEATPIQSLALPPILDGKDVIGQAQTGTGKTAAFGIPVLEKLDPTVKGVQAVILCPTRELAIQVAEEIKKLSKYKKTSVLPVYGGQPIERQIKALKRGVQIIIGTPGRVMDHIHRRTLRMDQVKMIILDEADEMLDMGFRDDIEFVLEHIHQERQMLLFSATMSRQILGITRKYQKNPEMLKVAHQEITVPEIQQIYFEVKEQMKLDLLTRLIDMHNLKLALVFCNTKRRVDRLVSNLQTRGYFADGLHGDMSQNQRDRVMNKFRKGQIEILVATDVAARGIDVDDVEAVFNYDVPNNEEYYVHRIGRTGRAGKTGQAFTFASGKEIYQLRDIQRYTKVRIEQHKIPSVGEVEEVKRDLFLERLKKEMDKGDMDREIHLIERLMEEDYSSVDIAAALLKMYVGGKDESAPSDSKYDDTGAQPGMVRFFINVGRKQKVKAKDIVKAIGEVSGLSSTSIGRIDVLDKFSFVELPKQHARDVVGALQRKGIKGLRINMEPANKKM; this is translated from the coding sequence ATGGAAAGTTTATTATTTGAAGATTTGAAATTATCCCCTGAAATGAAACGAGCTATTGCAGATATGGGGTTTGAAGAAGCAACACCCATACAATCACTGGCATTACCTCCAATATTAGATGGGAAAGACGTTATTGGTCAGGCACAAACCGGAACCGGTAAAACAGCAGCATTTGGAATACCTGTTCTGGAGAAACTGGACCCCACAGTTAAAGGTGTGCAGGCAGTAATCCTCTGTCCCACCAGAGAACTTGCCATTCAAGTGGCAGAAGAGATTAAAAAATTATCAAAATACAAGAAAACATCAGTTTTACCTGTTTACGGGGGTCAACCCATTGAAAGACAGATCAAAGCTTTGAAAAGGGGAGTTCAAATTATCATTGGGACCCCTGGGAGGGTAATGGACCACATACACCGCAGAACCCTCCGTATGGACCAGGTTAAGATGATCATCCTGGATGAAGCAGATGAAATGCTGGATATGGGTTTTAGAGATGATATAGAATTCGTACTGGAACACATACATCAAGAAAGACAGATGTTGCTTTTCTCGGCCACTATGTCCCGTCAGATCCTGGGAATAACCCGAAAATACCAGAAAAATCCTGAAATGCTCAAAGTAGCTCACCAGGAAATCACCGTACCTGAAATCCAGCAGATCTACTTTGAAGTTAAAGAACAGATGAAACTGGATTTATTAACCCGGCTTATAGATATGCACAATCTAAAACTGGCCCTTGTATTCTGTAACACCAAAAGAAGAGTTGACCGTCTGGTGAGTAACCTGCAGACAAGAGGATACTTTGCTGATGGACTGCATGGGGACATGAGTCAGAACCAGCGGGACAGGGTCATGAACAAGTTCCGAAAGGGTCAAATAGAAATTCTAGTAGCTACTGATGTGGCAGCCAGAGGAATAGATGTGGATGACGTAGAAGCAGTATTCAACTATGATGTGCCTAACAACGAGGAATACTACGTCCACAGAATAGGCAGAACCGGCCGTGCCGGTAAAACCGGACAGGCATTTACCTTTGCATCTGGAAAAGAGATCTATCAGTTAAGGGATATCCAGCGATACACCAAAGTCCGGATTGAACAACACAAGATCCCATCTGTGGGTGAAGTTGAAGAAGTCAAAAGAGACCTTTTCCTGGAAAGACTTAAAAAAGAAATGGATAAAGGGGACATGGATCGTGAGATTCACCTCATCGAAAGATTAATGGAAGAAGATTACAGCTCAGTGGACATAGCCGCTGCCCTACTGAAGATGTACGTGGGAGGAAAGGATGAATCCGCTCCCAGTGATTCTAAATATGATGACACTGGAGCACAGCCTGGAATGGTCAGATTCTTCATTAATGTCGGTCGCAAGCAGAAAGTCAAAGCTAAAGACATAGTCAAAGCAATTGGAGAAGTATCTGGACTATCTTCAACCAGCATCGGACGTATTGATGTACTGGATAAATTTTCCTTTGTGGAACTTCCCAAACAACACGCAAGAGATGTTGTTGGTGCTCTGCAGAGAAAGGGAATAAAGGGACTCAGAATAAACATGGAACCTGCAAATAAGAAGATGTAA